The genomic interval AGGGGAAAAGCAATACAAATTTACCAGCTTAAAATAAGAATGTAAGACAGCTTCAGTGCTTGGTaatcaaaaaaagataaacatcGAGACGTGATTATGTCATGTCTTGTCAATGGGAAAATTTGACGTGATGTTGTTAATGAAAAGGTTTCATAGTTACTAAGAAATGCAGATTAGTCCTCTGCAGGGACATGAATTTCATAGCAAATTGAATGGAAATCAGGTAAGAGGTAGTAGTAGCCTGATGGTTAGACTGAAGTGTAATCTTTTAAGGTATCTCAtccttccaaaacacacaaacacatttgaaagtaaccattttaagttatttcatgtagaattctttaaaggattaaagaatTGTGTAGTTGTGATAATTTGCTGCAAATATTGAGTCGAAGTGTAAATGACTGGGTTTTTTTGAATcacatgaggccaagtgtgaatggttgttaagAAGGTATCATAACAGAAGTAATCTCAGGGCtcttttcatatggagcaggtctaACCTGCACCCTTTTACAATATTATTcagagagacccaacattccccatgagcaagcacttggcgacagtggcgagGAAAATTCCTCATAAcggaagaaaccttgagcagaaccagaCTCTGGGTGGCTGGCCATCTGCCTtgaccggttgggttgagagaaagagaggagggaagagaaaagagagagagagagaggataatGCCATCCGttcatcccttcccaggaggtttaacaaccattcacacttggcctcctCCAAAAGTATGACTGATATGAATATGACAtccagcatttatttattgacttttttcagTCGTAAAATGGTCCTTATTGCCCTGCCAAAGAATTTTCGGACTCTCTTCAGCGGGCTCTTCTTGACTTTAGCAGGCAGACTTTCATCGGGTGACCCGCCACTGGCCGATGCATCCTCAGCTGGACTGGTTGCACCTTGGCTAACAGTTGGTTCCTTTATAGCCGAGCCAGTAGTGTctattcctgcagcagcttctgctccttCAGAAGACTGAGGCATGTTTTTAATGCCATCACAGGAGCCAGGAAGGACTGAGCCTGCGTCTGTATGACGAGGTATGGCCGAAGGCTCTTCCTCTTTGGGCTCTTCCTCAGCCGCACAGTCAAGAAATAGGTCCATGTTGTCCATTGGTAAGATCCTCATTTTCTCTAAAGAATCttcaacactgaataaaacatgacaataaatgaatggatcacTCAATCAATAAACAAATCTGTCAATTAATCCAATCGTGTATCTATCCAAccctactgaaaacaaaacacaggcactCACTAAAAGCTGGTGTCTATTTCGTCTTCCAGATGGACCATTGTTACAAAAGGGTGATCGAGAGCCTTCCCCGGAGTGATTCTCTTCTCTGGGTCTGTATGTAGAAGGCATGTCAGGAGGCTGACAAAGGCTCTCTGATCCTCCAGCTCAATGGATTCCCGTGTGTCTGGGTTgtgctgattgaaaacaaagtaggtgacagttcagttttaactgcttcctgtctctcagtgaCAGAGGATATTGGTATTAATTCATTGTGTAGTCATGAAGTGGACCACTTACTGTTATCAGGTCATCCAGACTTCTGATTGTTGTGTCCCATGTTTTCGGCTCAATTCCAGTGTCAAGCTGGTATTCCCTtggggtctacaggaacaaaataTGCAGGTCAGATACTTCTTcctgaatgtgttaaatattataaaagagtTGTTGCCTAACTGGGAGATGTAAAATTGTGAACTGCTGAGCAaggttaaaataccttcatccaccatcttgggCTGTCCAAGTGCTTTTCCACCTTGAAAaaattttgtgtgcatttcccAGCACAGAGaaggtggtcagctggctggcccagGACGTCTACAATGCCCCTCATCTGGAGAGAGAACataaagaatcacatcagccaaCATCCTACAACAAGCCCCCTCTCGGGTTTGGACATGTATCTGGGGCACAATGTAACAGTCTTTGCATTTGAATCTAGATCGGTTTGGTTACTTACTGACTGGTACTGAGTCTATCGCAAACAGGTGTTTGCAGAGGTACAAGACCCCGAGCACACAGCCTAGACTCCAGCCGCCTATGGCCTCGGAGAAGGGGAGGCCCAGGGTGACTTCAGGTGCCCTGTGTGTATCGCATACAAGAGTcacaagagctattaagtacaCTGTCAAATTCAGCATATGTACTGACGACTGACACAGCCTCTgctggatcatttacagcataaacacacaattgcaaacatgttaaaagatgaGCTTTGCAAATTGAACCTACCTGTAACCCAGAGGCTGAATTGTCTTCCCAAATACCTCTTCTCGGACACTGAACGACACGCCAAAATCTAttagttttattctgaagggcTCACTCAGATGGTTTGccagcattatattgtctggcttcaggtctGAGTGAACCACACCAATGCCCTTCAGAGCATCCAAGGCCATTagcaactgcagagacaaaggacaCAATGTAGACGGTTAAAGTTACCATTGACCAGGGTGCAGGCTTAAACAGATCaagaagaaatacagttatGTTACTTCAGTATGTAACTTCTTTCCCAGCTGGCTGAGTATCTTGCCGTTACTTGTTGATagattgatcaaagccacaGTCTTTACCTGGTGGGTTATTGGCCGTA from Xiphias gladius isolate SHS-SW01 ecotype Sanya breed wild unplaced genomic scaffold, ASM1685928v1 HiC_scaffold_1322, whole genome shotgun sequence carries:
- the LOC120787259 gene encoding homeodomain-interacting protein kinase 1-like, which produces MRGIVDVLGQPADHLLCAGKCTQNFFKVEKHLDSPRWWMKTPREYQLDTGIEPKTWDTTIRSLDDLITHNPDTRESIELEDQRAFVSLLTCLLHTDPEKRITPGKALDHPFVTMVHLEDEIDTSFYVEDSLEKMRILPMDNMDLFLDCAAEEEPKEEEPSAIPRHTDAGSVLPGSCDGIKNMPQSSEGAEAAAGIDTTGSAIKEPTVSQGATSPAEDASASGGSPDESLPAKVKKSPLKRVRKFFGRAIRTILRLKKVNK